In Stieleria varia, one genomic interval encodes:
- a CDS encoding 2-oxoglutarate dehydrogenase E1 component, whose translation MNSYSVDYIDDLYVQYVRDPESVPLSWREYFEQFVIGSAALADRDKEKRAVDANEIAKTTVSVTDGGPPQTVQPSPRKEPTAVTPLRNGQPLSEQDIVRDQALWMSRMQHRINQLVREYRVRGHLVAKLDPLGLARPDSPELNPTLYGISDEDLSRPLDTTTIEHVSGGTLDAILEKLKNTYCRSIGAQFMHIDDRGIRDWLQQRMESTQNRLDLPHKTQRRIYARLADASIFEEFVRRKFVGAKTFSLEGAESLIPMLDLALEKAGEHEVKEVVMGMAHRGRLNVMANILKKRAMNIFWSFDDPNPEMSRGGGDVRYHLGYSSDWKTAAGKKIHISLCFNPSHLEFVNVVALGRTRCKQDHQGDTDRSKCMTILIHGDAAFAGEGVVQETLNLSQLAGYKTGGTLHIIINNQVGFTTEPNQGRSSTYATDIAKMLQIPIFHVNGEDPEAVAQVVELAMEFRKTFQRDVVIDLYAYRRWGHNEGDEPRFTQPRMYSVIDRRDSVRVQYLKRLEGLGKISPDEAEKIQQSRTSKLESEFEASQHEKFVPDTQTLAANWSDYFGGDEPTEPTDTTYDRQRLSELVDSLTRLPEGFSPHKKLKRPMANRRQMAAGKLPFDWATAELAAFASLLVEGYPIRFTGQDCERGTFSQRHAVLHDVRSGERYTPLSHLSENQAPLELYNSPLSEAGVLGFEYGYSLDSPNGLVIWEAQFGDFWNCAQVIVDQFIASAEDKWNRLSGLVMMLPHGFEGQGPEHCSARVERFLAMSAEQNIQVCQPTTPAQHYHMLRRQLIRKWRKPLIVLTPKSLLRHGEVVSPIEDLSDGQFRKILTDPDVAMSDARRVMLCTGKIYYDLLKERRTREINDVALVRLEQLYPLGVNEVLSTFNGLKSGTEIRWVQDEPMNMGAWPYVKLSFGDELTAAGFKLIPITRAESASPSTGSMAAHVLEQKELIEAAFEGL comes from the coding sequence ATGAATAGCTACAGTGTGGACTACATCGACGATTTGTATGTCCAATATGTGCGTGATCCCGAAAGTGTCCCCCTTTCTTGGCGGGAGTACTTTGAGCAATTTGTCATCGGATCGGCGGCGCTGGCCGACCGGGACAAAGAAAAACGGGCCGTTGACGCCAATGAAATCGCCAAAACCACGGTATCCGTCACCGATGGGGGACCACCTCAAACGGTTCAGCCCTCGCCTAGAAAAGAGCCCACCGCGGTCACGCCTCTGCGAAACGGCCAGCCGTTGTCCGAGCAAGACATCGTGCGAGACCAAGCGCTTTGGATGTCGCGGATGCAGCACCGCATCAATCAGCTCGTCCGCGAGTACCGCGTCCGCGGTCACCTAGTCGCCAAGCTGGATCCCCTGGGTCTGGCTCGCCCCGATTCGCCCGAACTGAATCCGACTCTTTACGGAATCAGCGACGAGGACCTCAGCCGACCGCTGGACACCACGACGATTGAACACGTCAGCGGTGGGACACTGGATGCCATTCTAGAAAAACTAAAAAACACGTACTGTCGTAGCATCGGTGCGCAGTTCATGCACATCGACGACCGCGGGATTCGCGATTGGCTGCAGCAGAGGATGGAGTCGACCCAGAATCGATTGGACCTGCCCCACAAGACCCAGCGCCGTATTTACGCACGCCTGGCCGATGCATCGATTTTCGAAGAGTTCGTGCGTCGCAAGTTCGTGGGCGCAAAAACATTCTCGCTCGAAGGCGCTGAGAGCCTGATCCCGATGCTGGACTTGGCGTTGGAAAAGGCGGGCGAGCATGAGGTCAAAGAAGTCGTGATGGGGATGGCTCACCGCGGACGTTTGAACGTCATGGCGAACATCCTCAAGAAACGAGCCATGAACATCTTTTGGTCGTTCGATGATCCGAACCCCGAAATGAGTCGTGGCGGCGGCGACGTTCGCTATCACTTGGGATACAGCAGCGACTGGAAAACCGCGGCCGGCAAAAAGATCCACATCTCACTTTGCTTTAACCCCAGCCACCTGGAGTTCGTCAACGTCGTCGCGCTCGGTCGAACCCGATGCAAACAGGACCATCAGGGTGACACGGATCGCAGCAAGTGCATGACGATCCTGATCCATGGCGACGCCGCGTTTGCGGGCGAAGGCGTCGTCCAGGAAACGCTGAACCTGAGCCAATTGGCGGGCTACAAGACCGGCGGGACGCTGCACATCATCATCAACAACCAAGTCGGCTTTACCACCGAACCCAACCAGGGACGCAGCAGCACGTACGCGACCGACATCGCAAAGATGCTGCAAATCCCAATCTTTCACGTCAACGGCGAAGACCCCGAGGCGGTTGCCCAAGTCGTCGAACTGGCGATGGAATTTCGCAAAACATTCCAGCGAGACGTCGTCATCGACCTGTACGCCTATCGACGCTGGGGTCACAACGAAGGCGATGAGCCCCGGTTCACCCAACCCCGGATGTACTCGGTTATCGACCGTCGCGACAGCGTTCGAGTTCAATACCTCAAACGACTCGAGGGACTTGGAAAAATTTCTCCCGACGAAGCCGAAAAGATTCAGCAGAGTCGAACATCCAAACTGGAGTCTGAGTTCGAAGCCAGCCAGCACGAGAAATTCGTTCCCGATACGCAAACCTTGGCTGCGAACTGGAGCGATTACTTCGGCGGTGATGAACCAACCGAACCAACCGATACGACCTATGACCGTCAACGTCTGTCAGAACTCGTTGACTCGCTGACACGTTTACCGGAAGGTTTCTCGCCCCACAAAAAGCTCAAGCGGCCGATGGCCAATCGTCGGCAAATGGCTGCTGGAAAGCTGCCGTTTGATTGGGCCACCGCCGAGCTTGCTGCGTTCGCTTCTCTGTTGGTGGAAGGCTACCCGATTCGCTTCACCGGCCAGGATTGCGAACGCGGAACCTTTAGCCAACGCCACGCCGTGCTGCACGACGTCCGATCGGGTGAACGCTACACACCGTTGTCGCATCTGAGTGAAAACCAAGCTCCACTGGAACTGTACAACAGCCCGTTGAGCGAGGCCGGTGTGCTGGGATTTGAGTACGGCTATTCGCTCGATTCGCCCAACGGCTTGGTGATCTGGGAAGCCCAGTTTGGCGACTTCTGGAATTGCGCCCAAGTCATCGTGGATCAGTTCATCGCCAGCGCCGAGGACAAATGGAACCGTCTCAGTGGTTTGGTGATGATGCTGCCTCATGGTTTCGAAGGCCAAGGCCCAGAGCACTGCAGCGCCCGCGTCGAACGCTTCCTGGCCATGTCCGCTGAACAGAACATTCAAGTCTGCCAGCCCACGACACCAGCGCAGCACTACCACATGCTCCGTCGCCAACTGATTCGCAAATGGCGAAAACCGTTGATCGTACTGACCCCCAAGAGCCTGTTACGTCATGGTGAAGTGGTCAGCCCGATCGAAGACTTATCCGATGGTCAATTCCGCAAGATCCTGACGGACCCGGACGTCGCGATGTCCGACGCTCGGCGAGTGATGCTGTGCACCGGCAAGATCTATTACGACTTGCTCAAGGAACGTCGCACCCGCGAAATCAACGATGTCGCCCTGGTGCGTCTGGAACAGCTCTACCCGCTCGGCGTGAACGAAGTCCTATCAACGTTCAACGGCCTCAAATCCGGGACGGAAATCCGTTGGGTGCAGGACGAGCCGATGAACATGGGAGCTTGGCCGTACGTCAAACTCAGCTTCGGCGACGAACTCACCGCGGCAGGGTTCAAATTGATCCCAATCACGCGAGCCGAATCGGCCAGCCCCAGCACCGGCAGCATGGCGGCTCATGTTCTGGAGCAAAAGGAACTGATCGAGGCCGCGTTCGAAGGCCTGTGA
- a CDS encoding Gfo/Idh/MocA family protein, protein MNQASRMDRRSVLRHSAVAGTAAMTMNVANTQFASAAETTSSEPLKIGLVGCGGRGTGAAAHALSTGNDVQLVAMADAFVDRLEGSLSSLLRGKPGVSKIEAGNGFGNAIDVPPERRFTGLDAYRKLIDSEVDLVILTGPPGFRPAHFRYAVAAGKHVFMEKPVASTPSGIRAVLEDAMRAKEKNLKVGVGLQRHHQDSYLTAMEKIHGGVIGRVTAMRCFWNASAPAKTPVPREDMTELEYQIRNWYFFDFLSGDHICEQHIHNIDVCNWAMQDHPVSAEGMGGRQVRVEPRFGNIYDHHAVLFSYANGTPMHSYCRQIPGCKNYVGEVIEGSRGRANLGTGASSLSLIDETGTEKELWRTPRQKGKDYQSPYQVEWNTLIEAVLSDQPYNEVEYSAHSTMSAIMGRMATYSGKVIQWDEALASGTDEIFDPLSFDDASPVPAQTDGTYAIPTPGKTKVL, encoded by the coding sequence ATGAATCAGGCCTCTCGAATGGATCGACGCAGTGTGCTGAGGCACTCTGCGGTCGCCGGAACTGCGGCGATGACCATGAACGTAGCGAACACCCAATTCGCGTCAGCCGCCGAGACGACGTCATCCGAGCCGCTGAAGATCGGTTTGGTGGGTTGCGGTGGTCGTGGCACGGGGGCAGCCGCTCACGCTCTCTCCACCGGCAACGATGTTCAACTTGTGGCAATGGCGGACGCATTTGTTGACCGATTGGAAGGCAGCTTGAGTTCGCTGCTGCGCGGCAAACCGGGCGTGAGCAAGATTGAGGCCGGAAACGGGTTTGGCAACGCGATTGATGTTCCTCCCGAACGCCGTTTCACGGGACTCGATGCGTATCGCAAGCTGATCGACAGTGAAGTCGACCTCGTGATCCTGACGGGACCTCCCGGGTTCCGCCCCGCGCACTTTCGATACGCGGTGGCCGCTGGCAAGCACGTGTTCATGGAAAAGCCCGTCGCATCCACGCCATCCGGGATTCGAGCGGTTTTGGAAGACGCCATGAGAGCGAAAGAAAAGAATCTCAAGGTCGGTGTCGGACTGCAGCGTCACCACCAAGACAGTTACCTCACCGCAATGGAAAAGATCCACGGTGGCGTCATCGGTCGTGTCACCGCCATGCGATGCTTTTGGAATGCAAGTGCTCCCGCCAAGACACCCGTTCCCCGGGAAGACATGACGGAACTGGAGTACCAAATTCGCAACTGGTACTTTTTCGACTTCCTCAGCGGCGATCATATCTGCGAACAGCACATTCACAACATCGATGTCTGCAACTGGGCGATGCAGGACCATCCTGTTTCAGCGGAAGGAATGGGGGGACGACAAGTACGCGTGGAGCCTCGCTTTGGGAACATCTACGACCACCATGCGGTTCTGTTTTCCTACGCCAACGGCACTCCCATGCACAGTTATTGCCGTCAGATCCCGGGATGCAAGAACTATGTCGGCGAAGTCATCGAGGGATCTCGCGGTCGTGCAAACCTGGGTACCGGTGCTAGCTCGCTGTCGCTGATCGATGAAACTGGCACAGAGAAAGAGCTTTGGCGGACGCCTCGTCAAAAGGGCAAGGACTATCAAAGCCCCTATCAAGTGGAGTGGAATACGCTGATCGAAGCCGTGCTCAGCGACCAGCCGTACAACGAAGTCGAGTATTCGGCGCACAGTACGATGTCCGCAATCATGGGACGAATGGCGACTTACTCCGGCAAGGTCATCCAGTGGGATGAGGCGTTGGCGTCGGGAACGGATGAGATCTTTGATCCGCTGTCCTTCGACGATGCCTCGCCCGTTCCGGCTCAAACGGATGGGACCTACGCGATCCCGACGCCCGGCAAAACGAAAGTGTTGTGA
- a CDS encoding sugar phosphate nucleotidyltransferase — translation MQVRKAVITAAGPRQNRLPLQQLVSRHGDDKTALQLIVEETLAAGVEEICVVIKPGDQAAYELASGEHLGSLHFVQQPKSLGYADAIYRAKDFTGNDAFLHLVGDHLYLSQTDVACAKQLIDVAGDCECSVSAVQATRENKLPYFGIVSGTHVAQRKGLYTVDRVVEKPTPTFAEQELVTAGLRSGHYLGFFGMHVLTADIMPAIEQVLHTDLAILPTLSDALEVLRTKHQYCAFEVQGTRHNLGIRYGLLIAQLAIGLSGRDRDLILTEMVDLLAKDIGAGAGQ, via the coding sequence ATGCAGGTTCGAAAAGCCGTCATCACGGCCGCCGGCCCCCGTCAAAACCGGCTCCCCCTCCAGCAACTCGTCAGCCGCCATGGCGACGATAAAACAGCGTTGCAGTTGATCGTCGAGGAAACCCTCGCGGCAGGCGTCGAGGAGATCTGTGTGGTGATCAAACCCGGAGACCAGGCCGCTTATGAATTGGCATCCGGCGAACACTTGGGTAGCCTGCACTTTGTGCAACAGCCCAAGTCTCTCGGATACGCCGATGCAATTTATCGCGCGAAGGACTTCACCGGCAACGATGCGTTCTTGCATCTGGTCGGAGACCACCTTTATCTCAGCCAAACCGATGTCGCTTGTGCCAAACAGTTGATCGATGTGGCTGGTGATTGCGAGTGCTCGGTATCCGCGGTGCAAGCCACGCGTGAAAACAAGCTGCCCTATTTCGGTATCGTTTCGGGAACACACGTTGCCCAACGAAAAGGCCTGTACACCGTCGATCGCGTCGTCGAAAAACCCACACCGACGTTTGCCGAACAGGAACTGGTCACCGCGGGATTGCGAAGCGGGCACTATCTGGGATTCTTTGGCATGCACGTGCTGACCGCCGACATCATGCCCGCAATCGAACAAGTACTGCACACAGATCTTGCCATTTTGCCGACACTCTCCGATGCACTGGAGGTGTTGAGAACCAAACATCAGTACTGTGCCTTTGAAGTCCAAGGCACACGGCACAACCTGGGCATTCGCTACGGTTTGTTGATCGCCCAACTGGCCATCGGACTTTCCGGTCGCGATCGTGACCTGATCTTGACCGAGATGGTCGACCTGTTGGCGAAAGACATCGGGGCGGGGGCAGGCCAATGA
- a CDS encoding UTP--glucose-1-phosphate uridylyltransferase, with the protein MNPLIEIILSEHDSIRHRSLESVCGEASLDQLLEHTSALDAFRRGQPNLYHRVRALFFLSAIYRYHLPERLGTQHTGLIPYEGYEHLLSRRFVEAIDTFLEQQTKSGPSDGLSSALAQAYHQLGFQTLADQVRRSVRTVKGNQWMFRLGHPADHPLRLRPELLVEDAATGATPLMRETTAVRMDLSHSAWSDIFFLGMDYPEGARVLNISVDLGVRGRDECSRPPIETYLRVIDEPVFRLASVDLGATAEITEIGEMFDFARDYLGLLKAAVIAAGIVPPGLEGCGRPMSELLERLAGPGKGLELVSKINDIPKGSRLAVSTNLLGSLISILMRATGQVQALTGRLEENDRRLVAARAILGEWLGGSGGGWQDSGGVWPGIKLIEGTTAEPGDPEYGISRGRLMPVHKVLGPQDASPETRQKLQDSLVLVHGGMAQNVGPILEMVTEHYLLRSEREWAGRAEAMKVLDEVVEAIAAGDIQAIGRATTRNFVGPLQTIIPWATNRFTDRLIDACRQQYGDQFWGFVMLGGMSGGGMGFLFDPQIKSQAQTWLGETMVRIKREMQTALPFAMDPVVYDFQINDQGSFAELFCGDEAAMPDRYYQLVLPRLLRTPLRDLSDSTREELLQIGRRCQQTVGGSETATLLLSSVLPHAISDEHREASLQQLLAQIGFDREQHEAVRGDLKSGRIGLSQNRLSRSTTITEVRPQDVVDVREGAGSRHVQLGSNAIRNGEVAVVTLAAGVGSRWTQGAGVCKALHPFNRFGGRHRSFLEVHLAKNRATTKTHGGVIPHVFTTSYLTDQPIRQHLADQDQFGFDGPVHVSTGRSVGLRMVPMVRDLRFMWEEISQQVLDEQQQKVRESLRNALIGWAKSAGEASDYTDNLPNQCMHPVGHWYEIPNLLRNGLLNQMLSEQPELKYLLLHNIDTLGASVDPGLLGLHIDAGNALSFEVITRRLEDRGGGLALVNGRPQLVEGLAMPNEQAEFALTYYNSMTTWIDIDQLLSAFGLTRDQLGDSIVVDAAVRGLAARMPTYVTLKEVKKRWGHAQEDVFPVAQFEKLWGDMTTLPELDSRFFVVPMRRGQQLKSQDQLDPWKRDGSADYIESLCDWD; encoded by the coding sequence ATGAACCCCTTGATCGAAATCATTCTGTCCGAACATGACAGCATCCGCCACCGATCGCTGGAAAGCGTGTGCGGCGAGGCGTCGTTGGATCAGCTCTTGGAACACACCTCGGCATTGGACGCGTTTCGTCGCGGTCAACCCAATCTGTATCATCGAGTCCGTGCGTTGTTCTTTTTGTCAGCGATCTATCGCTATCACTTGCCAGAGCGACTGGGAACGCAGCACACGGGGTTGATTCCCTACGAAGGCTACGAGCACTTGCTGTCACGTCGATTCGTCGAAGCCATCGATACGTTCTTGGAACAGCAAACCAAGTCGGGGCCGAGCGATGGACTCAGCAGCGCCTTGGCCCAAGCCTACCATCAGTTGGGTTTCCAAACGCTGGCCGACCAAGTACGTCGCAGTGTACGAACGGTCAAAGGAAACCAGTGGATGTTCCGGCTCGGTCACCCCGCCGATCACCCCCTGCGACTGCGTCCCGAGTTGTTGGTGGAGGACGCCGCAACGGGCGCGACGCCGCTGATGCGAGAAACCACGGCTGTCCGCATGGACCTTTCGCACAGCGCCTGGAGCGACATCTTCTTTTTGGGGATGGATTATCCCGAGGGCGCGCGTGTCCTGAACATCTCCGTCGACCTGGGCGTACGTGGGCGCGACGAATGTTCACGCCCGCCCATCGAAACCTACTTGCGTGTCATCGACGAACCCGTTTTCCGTCTTGCCAGCGTCGATCTCGGGGCAACCGCTGAGATCACCGAAATCGGCGAGATGTTCGACTTTGCCCGTGACTACCTGGGACTGCTCAAAGCAGCCGTCATCGCTGCAGGGATCGTCCCTCCGGGTTTGGAAGGATGCGGACGTCCGATGTCGGAGCTGCTGGAAAGATTGGCCGGTCCCGGCAAAGGCCTGGAGTTGGTCAGCAAAATCAACGACATCCCCAAAGGCTCTCGCCTGGCCGTCTCCACCAATCTGCTCGGTTCGCTCATTTCGATCTTGATGCGAGCGACCGGCCAAGTCCAAGCACTGACCGGGCGACTGGAGGAAAACGACCGCCGACTGGTCGCCGCGCGCGCCATCTTGGGCGAATGGCTCGGCGGTAGCGGCGGAGGCTGGCAAGACAGCGGAGGAGTTTGGCCGGGCATCAAACTGATCGAAGGCACCACGGCGGAGCCGGGTGACCCTGAATATGGCATCAGCCGTGGTCGCTTGATGCCGGTTCACAAAGTCCTCGGCCCCCAGGATGCATCGCCCGAGACTCGACAAAAACTACAGGACTCGCTCGTTCTGGTTCACGGCGGCATGGCGCAAAATGTCGGCCCCATCCTCGAGATGGTGACCGAGCATTACTTACTACGCAGTGAGCGCGAATGGGCGGGGCGGGCCGAAGCAATGAAGGTGCTCGATGAAGTCGTCGAGGCCATCGCGGCGGGCGACATCCAGGCCATCGGTCGAGCCACGACGCGAAATTTTGTCGGCCCTCTGCAAACCATCATCCCGTGGGCCACCAACCGGTTCACCGATCGGCTCATCGACGCGTGTCGTCAGCAGTACGGCGACCAGTTTTGGGGCTTCGTCATGCTCGGCGGTATGTCTGGCGGCGGCATGGGATTCTTGTTTGATCCCCAAATCAAATCGCAGGCACAGACTTGGCTCGGTGAAACGATGGTCCGAATCAAACGTGAAATGCAAACGGCATTGCCGTTCGCGATGGACCCCGTCGTTTACGATTTCCAAATCAACGATCAAGGCAGCTTTGCCGAACTATTTTGCGGCGATGAAGCGGCCATGCCCGATCGCTATTATCAACTGGTCTTGCCACGTTTGCTCCGAACGCCGCTTCGTGATCTGTCCGACTCTACCCGCGAGGAGCTGCTGCAAATCGGACGTCGATGCCAACAAACCGTCGGCGGCAGTGAAACCGCGACCCTGTTGCTCAGCAGTGTGCTGCCTCACGCGATCAGCGACGAACACCGCGAAGCATCATTACAGCAACTGCTGGCTCAAATCGGATTCGATCGTGAACAACACGAAGCCGTCCGCGGTGACCTCAAGAGCGGACGTATCGGTCTGTCACAGAATCGACTTTCCCGCAGCACCACCATCACCGAAGTGCGACCCCAGGATGTCGTCGACGTGCGTGAGGGTGCCGGATCTCGCCACGTCCAGCTCGGCTCCAACGCCATCCGCAACGGTGAAGTCGCCGTCGTGACCTTGGCCGCCGGTGTCGGAAGCCGCTGGACGCAAGGTGCCGGCGTGTGCAAGGCATTGCATCCCTTCAACCGATTCGGCGGACGTCACCGCAGTTTCCTCGAAGTCCACTTGGCCAAGAACCGGGCGACAACCAAGACTCACGGCGGCGTGATCCCCCATGTGTTCACCACCAGCTATCTGACGGATCAGCCGATTCGTCAACATTTGGCCGACCAGGATCAATTCGGTTTCGACGGTCCCGTACACGTTTCCACCGGGCGCAGCGTCGGGCTGCGAATGGTTCCGATGGTCCGCGACCTGCGCTTCATGTGGGAGGAAATCTCGCAGCAAGTGCTGGACGAACAGCAGCAAAAGGTCCGTGAGAGTCTCCGCAACGCTTTGATCGGTTGGGCCAAGTCGGCGGGCGAAGCGAGCGATTACACCGACAACCTGCCCAATCAATGCATGCACCCCGTGGGACATTGGTACGAAATCCCCAACTTGCTGCGAAACGGCTTGCTGAATCAAATGCTCAGCGAACAGCCCGAGTTGAAATACTTGCTGCTACACAACATCGATACACTCGGCGCAAGCGTTGATCCCGGCCTGCTGGGATTGCACATCGATGCAGGCAACGCGTTGTCGTTCGAAGTCATCACGCGACGACTGGAGGATCGCGGTGGCGGCTTGGCGTTGGTCAATGGACGCCCGCAATTAGTCGAAGGCCTGGCGATGCCCAACGAACAAGCCGAATTCGCATTGACCTACTACAACTCCATGACGACTTGGATCGACATCGATCAATTACTCTCCGCCTTCGGACTGACGCGTGATCAACTGGGTGACTCGATTGTGGTTGACGCAGCCGTGCGAGGCTTGGCAGCCCGCATGCCGACTTATGTGACGCTCAAAGAAGTCAAGAAGCGTTGGGGACACGCTCAAGAAGATGTCTTCCCCGTCGCACAATTCGAAAAACTGTGGGGCGACATGACAACGCTGCCTGAACTCGATTCACGATTCTTTGTCGTTCCCATGCGTCGCGGCCAACAACTCAAGAGCCAAGATCAGTTGGACCCGTGGAAACGAGACGGTTCTGCCGACTACATCGAATCCCTGTGCGACTGGGACTGA
- a CDS encoding ABC-F family ATP-binding cassette domain-containing protein, which translates to MPVLIQVRDGHKRFGDQVLLEGAELSLVDDVKVGFIGRNGAGKSTLLQALLGNEELEKGEVIHHPSLRIGYLRQHDPFKPDESALDFLMRDSGQPDWRCGEVAGQFELKGDYLEGPVKALSGGWQTRVKLAALLLHDPNLLMLDEPTNFLDLRTQILLEHFLRGFNKAALIVSHDRAFLKATCSQTLELSRGKLTMYPGKIDAFLEYREERREHDRRVNATTIAKQKQLQRFIEKNRANAATASQARSKAKQLARLQTSEIEVDEPTVCIRAPRVQPRQGTVARCEGLAIGYPGNVVAKNINLEIEHGQRAAIVGDNGQGKTTLLRTLVDSLAPIEGTIKWGYGTELGTYAQHVYTSLDERQTVLEHLEYASDQQTTRQDCLAMAGALLFRDSHIQKKVKVLSGGERARLCMAGLLLGTANVLVLDEPGNHLDVETVEALAEALVEYKGTVIFTSHDRHFMRRVATNVIEVRNGTVKNYFGDYDSYLESVESEIDEGERQRNLTAGKSADSKPGKPPEDKITAVDYRQNQRDQRKTEKEIKNLEKKIARLDDEKRQLNESLLTETNPDAALKLHEQLTQITQELQDAEERWLELSEF; encoded by the coding sequence ATGCCCGTTCTGATTCAAGTCCGCGATGGCCACAAGCGATTTGGCGACCAAGTCTTGCTGGAGGGGGCAGAATTGTCGCTGGTCGATGACGTAAAAGTCGGCTTCATCGGCCGAAACGGAGCCGGCAAGAGCACCCTGCTGCAAGCTTTGCTGGGCAACGAGGAGCTGGAAAAGGGCGAAGTGATCCACCACCCTTCGCTGCGTATCGGATACCTCCGACAACACGATCCCTTCAAGCCCGACGAGTCCGCGTTGGATTTTCTGATGCGAGACAGCGGACAACCGGATTGGCGTTGCGGGGAAGTCGCCGGACAATTCGAACTCAAAGGCGACTATCTGGAAGGCCCGGTCAAGGCACTTTCCGGCGGTTGGCAAACCCGCGTCAAATTGGCCGCGCTGCTGTTGCACGACCCCAATCTCTTGATGCTCGACGAACCCACCAACTTCCTCGACCTCCGCACCCAAATCCTGCTGGAACACTTCCTGCGCGGTTTCAACAAAGCCGCCCTGATCGTCAGCCACGACCGCGCGTTTCTCAAAGCAACCTGTTCGCAAACCCTGGAGCTTTCGCGTGGCAAGCTGACGATGTATCCGGGCAAGATCGACGCGTTCCTGGAATATCGTGAAGAACGAAGGGAGCACGACCGCCGAGTCAACGCGACCACGATCGCGAAACAAAAGCAGTTGCAACGCTTCATCGAGAAAAACCGCGCCAACGCGGCAACCGCCAGCCAAGCTCGCAGCAAGGCCAAGCAGCTCGCTCGGCTTCAGACCTCCGAGATCGAAGTCGATGAGCCCACCGTCTGCATTCGAGCCCCGCGAGTCCAGCCCCGTCAAGGAACCGTCGCCCGCTGCGAAGGCTTGGCGATCGGCTATCCGGGCAACGTCGTCGCCAAGAATATCAACTTGGAGATCGAGCACGGACAACGTGCCGCAATCGTCGGTGACAACGGACAAGGAAAAACGACGCTGCTGCGGACGCTCGTGGACTCCCTGGCTCCCATCGAAGGCACCATCAAATGGGGCTACGGCACCGAATTGGGCACCTACGCGCAACACGTCTACACGTCATTGGACGAACGACAAACCGTCCTGGAGCACTTGGAGTACGCCTCCGACCAGCAAACCACTCGCCAAGACTGTCTTGCGATGGCCGGTGCGTTGCTGTTCCGCGACTCGCACATCCAAAAGAAAGTCAAAGTCCTCAGCGGGGGCGAACGTGCACGTCTTTGCATGGCCGGATTGTTGCTGGGAACCGCCAACGTGTTGGTTCTGGACGAACCCGGTAACCACCTTGATGTCGAGACGGTCGAAGCGTTGGCCGAAGCGTTGGTGGAGTACAAGGGCACCGTGATCTTCACCAGCCACGACCGGCACTTCATGAGACGCGTCGCCACGAACGTGATCGAAGTCCGTAACGGGACGGTCAAGAATTACTTTGGCGACTACGACAGCTACCTCGAAAGCGTGGAGAGCGAGATCGACGAAGGAGAGCGGCAACGCAATTTGACGGCGGGCAAGTCCGCCGACTCCAAACCAGGCAAGCCACCTGAGGACAAGATCACCGCGGTTGACTATCGCCAGAACCAGCGAGACCAACGCAAGACAGAAAAGGAGATCAAGAATCTGGAAAAGAAAATCGCTCGACTGGATGACGAAAAACGCCAGTTGAACGAGAGTCTGTTGACCGAAACCAATCCCGACGCCGCGCTGAAACTGCACGAGCAGCTCACCCAAATCACGCAAGAGTTGCAAGACGCCGAAGAACGCTGGCTGGAGCTGAGCGAGTTCTAA
- a CDS encoding metallophosphoesterase family protein, whose product MKIGIISDIHGDLTSLNMALSHMQLASVQRVLCAGDLVERGSNDHGVIDYFRQHAIPCVQGNHDENAVRHHELQAHVEVQDDSTLSAASVDFLRGLPLTQSFVWVGSTMLLAHATPSDNGAPVFQDPSCEKLSKTFKKDLARMEADILVVGHTHYPFDIRYKGKRVLNPGSVCNLQSRDSHTCGILDLTDHSYTVFSLATGGECEILNREFT is encoded by the coding sequence ATGAAGATCGGAATCATTTCGGACATTCACGGAGATCTCACATCACTGAACATGGCGCTAAGTCACATGCAATTGGCTTCAGTCCAGAGGGTCCTTTGCGCCGGAGATCTTGTTGAGCGAGGGAGCAACGATCACGGCGTGATCGACTATTTTCGTCAGCATGCCATTCCCTGCGTGCAAGGAAACCACGACGAGAACGCGGTTCGCCACCACGAGTTGCAAGCTCATGTGGAAGTCCAAGATGACTCCACGCTCAGCGCCGCATCGGTCGATTTCCTCAGAGGACTGCCACTGACGCAGTCGTTTGTATGGGTTGGCTCGACGATGTTGTTGGCACACGCTACACCATCGGACAACGGGGCACCGGTGTTCCAAGACCCCAGTTGTGAGAAACTGTCAAAGACGTTCAAGAAGGATTTGGCTCGTATGGAGGCAGACATCTTGGTTGTGGGGCACACACACTATCCCTTTGACATCCGATACAAAGGCAAGCGGGTATTGAATCCAGGTTCCGTTTGCAATCTGCAAAGCCGAGACAGCCACACCTGCGGCATTCTGGATCTCACCGATCATTCGTACACCGTTTTCAGTCTCGCCACCGGAGGTGAATGTGAGATTCTGAATCGTGAATTCACATGA